A stretch of DNA from Mycolicibacterium celeriflavum:
CGCCGCGGTCCGGCGGGCAGACCCGCGCCTGGTGCTCGAGCTCGGCACCTACTGCGGCTACGGCGCGCTACGGCTGGCCCGGGCGGCGCCCTCGGCACGGGTCTTCTCGGTGGAACTCGCCGAAGCCAACGCCGAGATCGCCCGTCGCATCTGGGCGCACGCCGGGGTCGACGACCGCGTCACCTGCGTCGTCGGCACCATCGGCGACGGCGGCCCCACCCTCGACGCGCTGGCCACCGAGTACGGCTTCGGCCCGGGCATGCTCGACGTGCTGTTCCTCGACCACGACAAGGACGCCTACCTGCCCGACCTGCAGAGCATGCTCGACCGGGACTGGCTGCACCGCGGGTCGATCGTCGTCGCCGACAACGTGAAGATCCCCGGGGCGCCGAAGTATCGCGAGTACATGCGCGGCCAGCAGGGCAAGCTGTTCGACACCGTCGAGCACAAGACGCACGCCGAGTATCAGACGCTGTTGGCCGATCTGGTCCTCGAGTCGGAGTACCTGGGCGGCTGAGGGGCGGGCTTATCGCGCCCGCGGGTGGGCGCCGGCCCACACCTC
This window harbors:
- a CDS encoding O-methyltransferase, whose protein sequence is MGLKQRMPLLRWSVLRMAVGARNIFTTGQIGDGREAAARDYVLANARKGDIDDVIAKIDQYAYEKSFLINVGDEKGAILDAAVRRADPRLVLELGTYCGYGALRLARAAPSARVFSVELAEANAEIARRIWAHAGVDDRVTCVVGTIGDGGPTLDALATEYGFGPGMLDVLFLDHDKDAYLPDLQSMLDRDWLHRGSIVVADNVKIPGAPKYREYMRGQQGKLFDTVEHKTHAEYQTLLADLVLESEYLGG